TTGCCCATCTACATCCCCAAGCTAAAGCATGGGGTCTTGACGGGAAGATTGATAACAGACTTCAACAGGACAATCAAACCTAAACGTCAAAGATAGAAAAATATTCAACTTTACTGCTGACAGCCGCCCGCTGCCCACTGATAACTATTTGACGCATTTCTTGCTGTGTGCTAAACTTGTATATCATCAAGGGAGGAGAGGTATAATGAAACAGATATTTTGGATCGCTATTATTACCGGCTTGTGCATAGTAACTGTTCCTCTTTCTGCGGATCTGTTAGATGATGCCGTTGGCATCTGGCTCTTCGATGAAGGTAAAGGCGGTGTCACTGCGGATACGTCGGGCAACGGGAACGATGGGGCAATTACGGGCGCGAAATGGGCAGAGGGCAAATTCGGCGGTGCCTTGGAATTTGAACCGCCGCATGTTGTGACTGTTGAACCCTCTGATAGTCTCAATTTCAAAGATCAGATGACGATTGCAACGTGGGTCTATATGAACAAAGGGGTCTCCGATACCGCTATTAGACGCAACGGTTCTTACCTATTGGAGGTCCAATCACTAACTGAACGAGTGCCAGGCGGTTATGTTTTTGGTATCTGGTCGGGAGGCGGTTTTACCGGCGGGGTGTGGGGAACATCTGTTATTGAACCTGAACAGTGGTATCACATCGTTGGACTCTACGATGGAAACGAGATGAAACTCTATGTAGACGGCACGCTTGAATCTGCTGTTAAACAAGGCGGGGACGTAGATCAGGCGGGTGAACTACTTTTCGGTACTTTCGGTGGCGAGAAATTCCTCGGTAGACTGGACGAAGTTATCTTCTTTAACCGCGGCATTACAGACGCAGAAGTTACAGAACTGATGAAAGGTGTGGAGGCAGTTCTACCCGTTTCACCCAACGGTTTACTCACAACAACCTGGGGACAACTCAAGAACCGCTGA
This is a stretch of genomic DNA from Candidatus Poribacteria bacterium. It encodes these proteins:
- a CDS encoding LamG domain-containing protein yields the protein MKQIFWIAIITGLCIVTVPLSADLLDDAVGIWLFDEGKGGVTADTSGNGNDGAITGAKWAEGKFGGALEFEPPHVVTVEPSDSLNFKDQMTIATWVYMNKGVSDTAIRRNGSYLLEVQSLTERVPGGYVFGIWSGGGFTGGVWGTSVIEPEQWYHIVGLYDGNEMKLYVDGTLESAVKQGGDVDQAGELLFGTFGGEKFLGRLDEVIFFNRGITDAEVTELMKGVEAVLPVSPNGLLTTTWGQLKNR